The Gadus macrocephalus chromosome 13, ASM3116895v1 genome includes a window with the following:
- the wnk2 gene encoding serine/threonine-protein kinase WNK2 isoform X11, which produces MESADDSDAPLGSTFSSVPNLESDENANAIGHIYENGAADYNVNLQNEAMRGSSDPTAYPAADYRGMVRQRFIRRSLWFSETEDPQPEQTESLHSSPVLSFQLRTIVDRTRSNRTVVETLRATQEDRAETEVLAVDALVKLSLSATDSVNTDEDNVSNGDNKGDVPSDVTAGSDENEEEAGMKAVSTSPGGRFLKFDIELGRGSFKTVYKGLDTDTWVEVAWCELQERKLSKVERQRFKEEAEMLKALQHPNIVRFYDFWESPVKGKKCIVLVTELMTSGTLKTYLKRFKVMKPKVLRSWCRQILKGLHFLHTRTPPIIHRDLKCDNIFITGPTGSVKIGDLGLATLKRASFAKSVIGTPEFMAPEMYEEHYDEAVDVYAFGMCMLEMATSEYPYSECQNAAQIYRKVTSGVKPASYCKVSDPEIKEIIGECICHRWEERYSIKDLLNHAFFAEDTGVRVELAEEDDGKKSAIALKLWVEDPKKLKGKYKDTGVIEFSYDLETEVPDGVAQEMVESGFFLESDAKIVAKSIRDRVALIKWRRERTVAPGEGEPPAKKRQAADVLRVPGAAPVRPGGGGVAGAADCDQEEEPPVAVCYVVPDAPSMTSDSAVSSAVQPDDSQQRAAAYPSLPEPAVQTLYSPPSLPDHMPQEALPTPTAQPPHDSYAQASTQQQQQQQQQQQQQQQQQQQAAYQQDTQPLQVAYQPSALLGAPGPYQSPTQLHSSESYKCQGDPLHNESTPCLTRGCASLVFRCRTMSLPMQHPPHRDPCPRRGRGHAASVEAQTDTLHASRLSSEAICESPGSTSPPSHTHPPHPRCHHHRHRRPGCRYDSATLPEGDAAPCLRPSRCPSGWRLSSQRRSESPDRCEARVSLLQKDESEDEGHLVHQRSGCLCRNPATDSSASPTSTTTTSGRLRGSLAGSPDHSPLRGASGSWIELSHAGVNGDGGLGLLHQCLQNIVRRGRTCSMSPLETGAAHLSARSREADASPSRQAERYDTGQAWETGQLSPRGSQGRAGPTTAVCAPAAASVYQSRPAAQSYLPADATAQPPHAALPSHEQSSAAQAIPHLSPPDTTTSFSRPFSNAHPTLPPLLLNPQVQAGPTQEGRGHVHGLAQNQPPALALETSAWGGGLQAEAAAAAAAGLDLSAVSSLNLPAPAPSQPSSAQGASQAPALAQAPGPGQGTALPHHHAPPPASGPVQGLASVPSAASALPLTHPQTNAGRPVLPTLTTTQSPSAYCAAGQPSSLAPGLISVAAGPGEQPVPVQLAVEQAVPAPGPRPALQSAGMQTTPQAPDAALVATQQHLDSAPASAAQQTEPAAEEVLPEKPILLPNYAYESTHSDVASGKETSDGCEGLAAGVRTDGKHRKHHRKSSRTRSRQEKISKPKLSMLNVVNKGDKMVECQLETHNHKMVTFKFDLDGDAPEEIATYMVENGFILHVEKEIFIDQLKDIVDKAEDMLNEDGVEGETVSTLVGSPQLGQIEGLMSENQPPGVSQPVYQQNVLHTGKRWFIICPVEETPTSSQETPSEATTTPGSSAATQPADGGPPGPPTTRDEGGHRHGSSSTMSGGSGGFIYDGYAFCSPPIMSNTDPLLLAALSPPISAPPSLQSEEPHMQLPQPPGGLASLGPLDETQAPPPPPPPPPPAPGSPGQHAAQQMTEMACTASMVDEVPCCPLVMPLSLDVRASEPPPAPQEAAMPPPSYASCSSTKVERSAAPPPPPPAQQQQQQQLPVVLHQPFSSVAGAKGSSLPQSPGPTQLPAGPGESDGEGRLGRGGGGGGGFVDSTIKTLDEKLRNLLYQEYAPMYPSGTAAETPGSGTEYVQSPPGPDSAAGTPGPMGEGRYRAGEQLPQIPERMDSLSTLSDSAVCAPLSRRHVPHSASCCGTRGRFKQQMIPVAPEVVPRQDVKLRSWSTATSPPHPSGAELADAGGVAGAAATRIGRFSVVSTEDDLTQRTCSSRYSAPPDFYLDTPPPLAKRPAIPHSLTSAAGQQDATAHARFLSSDSGAESSPVKLAYSTPSRHARSERRGSDLMKRAVAFLRRPGRSSSVQSSDSPSRRTGHPGSAYGSSDNDSEMEESDMKRELQRLREKHLKEISELQANQRGEVELLYHRLGKNPPPGHSHTAPPTGRRRRSSKHKLKAGKLLSPLVQQFKNVTTKMSDSNKASGGEPAVSLNGSPAKLSLPTHSRTQSGTGHLPSPPSEPVQTQQPCSLKGSLSSDNIYTGLHGEMTSTQPPPGQGDRTTLCWSNNPPPSERVTHKSSSKPRARFLSGPVSLSIWTTLKRLCLGKERGRSGAGPGASCHPPGQPAATSTPPPHQPVGGPAQSQVNNSNNKKASYCGNWMGISEGCLTDELQLLMDNWAQEVLVVTQRPRSNSLRLTQEHVCSAHMVHTQTLDRQVPPRTALDPARGRQQQLLQSWPMGDRRSSATLSQPGAAAAAGCRPGYPLDLSSPLCVTQWPSPLAPLPAGVFAFPGVPSPATQHPPFEAPDPKTRTL; this is translated from the exons ATGGAGTCAGCGGACGATTCGGACGCGCCGTTGGGATCCACATTTTCCTCGGTCCCAAATCTTGAATCGGACGAAAATGCAAACGCCATCGGGCATATATACGAGAATGGGGCGGCCGACTACAACGTTAACCTACAGAACGAGGCGATGCGGGGGTCCAGCGACCCCACGGCATACCCTGCCGCGGACTACCGAGGGATGGTCCGGCAGCGGTTCATTCGCCGGAGCCTGTGGTTCTCCGAGACGGAGGACCCGCAGCCCGAGCAGACGGAGAGTCTCCACAGCAGCCCGGTTCTCAGCTTCCAGCTGCGAACCATCGTGGATCGAACTAGGAGCAACAGGACGGTGGTTGAGACCCTCAGGGCCACCCAAGAGGACCGGGCTGAGACAGAGGTCTTGGCGGTGGACGCACTGGTGAAGCTCAGCCTGAGCGCCACGGACAGCGTGAACACGGACGAGGACAACGTCTCCAACGGAGACAACAAGGGAGACGTGCCGTCGGATGTCACCGCAGGGAGTGACGAGAACGAGGAGGAAGCCGGCATGAAAGCAGTGTCAACCTCACCCGGAGGGCGTTTCCTCAAGTTCGACATTGAACTTGGGAGAGGGTCTTTCAAAACGGTCTACAAGGGCCTTGACACTGACACGTGGGTCGAGGTGGCGTGGTGTGAGCTGCAG GAACGAAAGCTCTCGAAGGTGGAGAGGCAGCGGTTCAAAGAGGAGGCGGAGATGTTGAAAGCACTGCAGCATCCCAACATCGTTCGCTTTTACGACTTCTGGGAGTCCCCGGTGAAAGGGAAGAAGTGCATCGTCCTGGTGACGGAGCTCATGACCTCAGGGACACTTAAAAC GTATCTGAAGCGCTTCAAGGTGATGAAGCCCAAAGTGCTAAGGAGCTGGTGCAGACAGATCCTGAAGGGTCTCCACTTCCTGCACACCCGGACCCCCCCCATCATCCACAGGGACCTCAAGTGTGACAACATCTTCATCACGGGCCCCACGGGATCCGTCAAGATAGGGGATCTGGGCCTGGCCACCCTTAAGAGGGCCTCTTTCGCTAAGAGTGTCATCG GTACCCCAGAGTTCATGGCCCCGGAGATGTATGAGGAACACTACGACGAGGCCGTGGACGTCTACGCCTTTGGGATGTGCATGCTGGAGATGGCCACCTCCGAGTACCCCTACTCTGAGTGCCAGAACGCTGCGCAGATCTACCGCAAAGTCACCAGC GGAGTAAAACCCGCCAGCTACTGTAAAGTCAGCGACCCGGAGATCAAGGAAATAATCGGCGAATGCATTTGTCATCgatgggaggagag ATACTCCATCAAGGATCTTCTGAACCACGCCTTCTTCGCCGAGGACACCGGCGTGAGGGTGGAGCTGGCGGAGGAGGATGACGGGAAGAAGTCGGCCATCGCCCTCAAGCTGTGGGTGGAGGACCCCAAGAAGTTAAAGGGGAAGTACAAGGACACCGGCGTCATCGAGTTCAGCTACGACCTCGAGACGGAGGTCCCGGACGGGGTCGCTCAGGAGATG GTGGAGTCGGGTTTCTTCCTGGAGAGCGACGCCAAGATCGTGGCCAAGTCCATCCGGGACCGCGTGGCGTTGATCAAATGGAGACGCGAGCGGACCGTGGCGCCCGGAGAGGGCGAGCCGCCCGCCAAGAAGCGGCAGGCGGCGGACGTCCTACGGGTGCCGGGCGCGGCCCCCGTGCGgcccgggggtgggggggtggcgggggcggcggactgcgaccaggaggaggagccaccggTCGCCGTCTGCTACGTGGTGCCGGACGCGCCTTCCATGACAT CCGACAGCGCTGTGAGCTCCGCCGTGCAACCTGATGACAGTCAGCAGAGGGCCGCCGCCTACCCCTCGCTGCCGGAGCCCGCCGTCCAGACGCTGTACAGCCCCCCGTCCCTGCCTGATCACATGCCCCAAGAGGCCCTACCGACGCCTACAGCACAGCCCCCGCACGACAGCTACGCACAGGCCTccacgcagcagcagcagcagcagcagcagcagcagcagcagcagcagcagcagcagcagcaggcggccTACCAGCAGGACACCCAACCACTCCAAGTAGCCTACCAACCGTCTGCACTCCTCGGAGCCCCGGGGCCCTACCAGTCCCCAACA CAGCTGCATTCCAGTGAGTCCTATAAATGCCAGGGGGATCCGCTCCACAATGAAAGCACTCCGTGCCTAACGCGTGGATGTGCCTCGTTGGTCTTCCGATGTCGGACGATGTCTCTCCCTATGCAGCATCCTCCGCACCGCGACCCCTGTCCGAGGAGGGGTCGGGGTCACGCAGCGAGTGTAGAAGCCCAGACGGACACGCTGCACGCTAGTCGCCTCAGCTCAGAAGCTATCTGTGAATCTCCCGGTTCCACGTCGCCTCCGTCTCATACGCACCCTCCCCACCCCcgctgccaccaccaccgccaccgccgccccgGCTGCCGTTATGACTCTGCAACCCTCCCCGAGGGCGACGCTGCCCCGTGCCTGAGGCCCTCGAGGTGTCCCTCCGGGTGGCGTCTCAGCTCCCAGCGCAGGTCAGAGTCCCCCGACCGCTGCGAGGCCCGCGTGTCCCTCCTCCAGAAGGACGAGTCAGAGGACGAGGGCCATCTCGTGCACCAGCGCTCCGGGTGTCTCTGCCGAAACCCCGCCACCGACTCGTCCGCGTCGCCCACGTCAACGACAACAACCTCTGGACGTCTGCGCGGTAGCCTGGCAGGATCCCCGGACCATTCGCCCTTGCGCGGCGCGTCCGGCTCTTGGATAGAGCTCAGCCACGCGGGCGTTAACGGCGACGGAGGCCTGGGTCTCCTTCATCAGTGTCTTCAGAACATCGTGAGACGCGGCCGAACCTGTTCAATGAGCCCCCTGGAAACGGGAGCCGCGCATCTCTCCGCTCGCAGCCGTGAGGCGGACGCCAGCCCGTCCCGGCAAGCCGAGAGGTACGACACGGGTCAGGCGTGGGAGACGGGCCAGCTGTCCCCACGCGGCAGCCAGGGCAGAGCGGGTCCCACG ACGGCCGTTTGTGCTCCAGCGGCGGCGTCAGTATACCAGAGTAGACCCGCAGCACAAAGCTACCTGCCTGCGGACGCCACAGCTCAACCACCGCACGCCGCCCTGCCCAGCCACGAGCAG TCATCCGCCGCTCAGGCAATACCTCACCTCAGTCCGCCTGACACGACGACCAGTTTCTCCCGGCCCTTCTCCAACGCTCATcccactcttcctcctcttcttctgaacccacag GTGCAAGCGGGGCCTACCCAGGAGGGCCGGGGACATGTTCACGGCCTGGCTCAGAACCAGCCCCCGGCACTGGCCCTGGAGACCTCCGCCTGGGGAGGCGGTTTGCAGGcggaagctgctgctgctgctgcagccggtCTGGACCTATCTGCAGTGTCCTCCTTGAACCTCCCTGCCCCGGCCCCGAGCCAGCCCAGCTCCGCTCAGGGGGCATCTCAAGCCCCTGCCTTAGCGCAGGCTCCAGGGCCGGGCCAAGGTACGGCCCTGCCCCACCACCACGCCCCACCGCCCGCCTCTGGCCCGGTTCAAGGCCTTGCATCGGTGCCGTCCGCCGCCTCGGCCTTACCTCTGACCCACCCGCAGACCAACGCCGGCCGCCCCGTGTTGCCTACGTTAACTACAACCCAAAGCCCTAGCGCATATTGTGCTGCAGGCCAGCCTTCCTCCCTGGCCCCGGGTCTGATCTCCGTCGCCGCGGGTCCGGGGGAACAGCCAGTGCCTGTTCAGCTCGCTGTTGAGCAAGCTGTCCCAGCACCAGGACCTCGTCCAGCTCTTCAGTCGGCTGGCATGCAGACGACTCCCCAGGCTCCTGATGCGGCCCTGGTTGCAACTCAGCAACATTTAGACTCTGCACCAGCGTCTGCAGCGCAACAAACAGAGCCGGCTGCGGAG GAAGTGCTTCCAGAGAAGCCAATACTTTTACCCAATTATGCTTATGAAAG CACCCACTCCGACGTGGCGTCGGGCAAGGAGACCAGCGACGGCTGTGAGGGTCTGGCCGCCGGCGTGCGGACGGACGGAAAACACCGGAAGCACCACCGCAAGTCTTCCCGCACACGCTCCCGCCAGGAGAAGATCAGCAAACCCAAGCTCAGCATGCTGAAC GTGGTGAACAAGGGGGACAAAATGGTGGAGTGCCAGCTGGAAACGCACAACCACAAAATGGTGACGTTCAAGTTCGATCTGGACGGCGACGCTCCAGAGGAAATCGCCACATATATG GTAGAAAATGGCTTCATCTTACACGTAGAGAAGGAGATCTTCATTGACCAGCTGAAGGACATCGTGGACAAGGCTGAGGACATGCTGAATGAGGACGGTGTGGAAGGAGAAACCGTCTCCACATTGGTCGGAAGTCCCCAACTAGGCCAGATTGAAGGGCTAATGagtgag AATCAGCCTCCCGGGGTGTCACAGCCGGTCTATCAGCAGAATG TTCTCCATACAGGAAAACGCTGGTTTATAATCTGCCCCGTGGAGGAGACCCCCACATCCAGCCAGGAGACCCCCTCCGaggccaccaccacccccgggAGCTCAGCCGCCACCCAGCCGGCCGAtgggggccccccggggccccccaccaccagag ACGAGGGTGGCCATCGCCacggctcctcctccaccatgtcCGGGGGCAGCGGGGGCTTCATCTACGACGGCTACGCCTTCTGCAGCCCCCCCATCATGTCCAACACGGACCCCCTCCTGCTGGCCGCCCTGTCTCCTCCCATCTCGGCGCCGCCCTCGCTCCAGTCGGAGGAGCCTCACATGcagctcccccagccccccgggGGTCTGGCCTCCCTGGGCCCCCTGGACGAgacccaggccccccccccgccgccgccgccgccgccgccggcccccgGGTCCCCGGGGCAGCACGCCGCCCAGCAGATGACGGAGATGGCGTGCACGGCCTCCATGGTGGACGAGGTGCCCTGCTGCCCGCTGGTCATGCCCCTGTCCCTGGACGTGAGGGCGTCGGAGCCCCCGCCGGCCCCGCAGGAGGCcgccatgccccccccctcctacgcctcctgctcctccaccaagGTGGAGCGCtctgctgcacctcctccacctcctcctgctcagcagcagcagcagcagcagctgcccgTGGTGCTCCACCAGCCCTTCTCCAGCGTGGCGGGGGCCAaaggctcctccctcccccagagcCCGGGGCCGACCCAGCTGCCGGCGGGGCCCGGCGAGTCGGACGGGGAGGGGCGGTTGGGccgcggaggcggcggcggcggcggcttcgTGGACAGCACCATCAAGACGCTGGACGAGAAGCTGAGGAACCTGCTGTACCAGGAGTACGCACCCATGTACCCGTCGGGGACCGCCGCCGAGACCCCCGGCTCGGGGACGGAGTACGTCCAGTCGCCCCCCGGGCCGGACAGCGCCGCCGGGACCCCGGGGCCCATGGGAGAAGGGCGGTACCGCGCCGGGGAACAGCTG cccCAGATCCCGGAGAGGATGGACAGCCTGAGCACCCTGAGTGACTCGGCAGTCTGTG ctcCCCTCTCCCGGAGACACGTCCCTCACTCCGCCTCCTGCTGCGGAACCAGAGGCCGCTTCAAG CAGCAGATGATCCCCGTGGCCCCCGAGGTGGTCCCCAGACAGGACGTCAAGCTGAGGAGCTGGAGCACGGCCACCTCCCCGCCGCACCCCAGCGGCGCGGAGCTCGCGGACGCCGGCGGCGTGGCTGGCGCCGCCGCCACCCGGATCGGCCGCTTCTCCGTGGTGAGCACGGAGGACGATCTGACGCAGAGGACCTGCAGCAGCCGCTACTCGGCCCCGCCCGACTTCTAcctggacacgccccctccccTGGCCAAGCGGCCCGCCATCCCGCACTCCCTCACCTCCGCCGCCGGGCAGCAGGACGCCACTGCGCACGCCCGCTTCCTGTCCTCGGACTCGGGCGCCGAGAGCAGCCCGGTGAAGCTGGCCTACTCCACGCCGTCCCGCCACGCGCGCTCTGAGCGCCGGGGGAGCGACCTCATGAAGAGGGCGGTGGCCTTCCTGCGGCGCCCGGGCCGCAGCAGCAGCGTGCAGAGCTCTGATTCGCCGAGCCGCCGCACGGGCCACCCGGGCTCCGCCTACGGCAGCAGCGACAACGACTCGGAGATGGAGGAGTCGGACATGAAGAGAGAACTGCAGAGGCTGCGGGAGAA ACATCTGAAGGAGATCTCTGAGCTGCAGGCCAATCAGAGGGGAGAAGTGGAACTGCTGTATCACCGCCTTGGCAAGAACCCTCCGCCCGGCCATTCACACACAGCGCCCCCCACTGGCCGCAGGAGGAGGTCCAGTAAGCACAAACTCAAAGCTGGAAAACTCCTCAGCCCCCTGGTGCAGCAGTTTAAAAACGTTACGACTAAAATGAGCGACAGTAATAAAGCCA GTGGAGGTGAACCGGCGGTGAGTTTGAACGGGTCTCCAGCcaaactctctctccccacacacaGCCGTACTCAGTCTGGCACCGGCCACCTGCCCAGCCCCCCTTCAGAGCCCGTTCAAACCCAACAGCCGTGCTCGCTCAAGGGCTCCCTGTCCTCGGATAATATTTACACCGGTCTCCATGGTGAGATGACCTCAACGCAACCTCCCCCCGGACAAGGTGATCGCACGACACTGT GCTGGTCTAATAACCCTCCACCATCTGAGAGAGTGACCCATAAATCGAGTAGCAAGCCAAGAGCTAGATTTCTCAGTGGGCCTGTGTCTCTGTCCATCT GGACAACACTCAAACGGTTGTGTCTCGGCAAGGAACGGGGCA GGTCTGGTGCAGGGCCGGGGGCTTCATGTCATCCGCCCGGCCAGCCGGCGGCCACTtcaacacccccaccccaccagccGGTGGGGGGCCCGGCCCAGTCCCAggtcaacaacagcaacaacaagaaGGCCAGCTACTGCGGGAACTGGATGGGCATCAGCGAGGGCTGTCTGACCGATGAGCTCCAGCTGCTGATGGACAACTGGGCccaggaggtgctggtggtcaCTCAGAGACCCCGCAGCAACTCCCTCAGACTCACCCAGGAGCACGTCTGCTCTGCACACATggtccacacccagactctggATAGACAG GTTCCACCGCGGACGGCCTTAGATCCCGCTCGGGgccggcagcagcagctcctccagtcCTGGCCAATGGGTGACCGGCGTTCCTCGGCCACGCTCAGCCAGCCcggtgccgccgccgccgcgggctGCCGGCCCGGCTACCCCCTCGACCTGTCCTCGCCCCTCTGTGTGACGCAGTGGCCGAGCCCCCTGGCACCCCTCCCCGCGGGGGTGTTCGCCTTCCCCGGGGTGCCCTCCCCCGCCACCCAGCACCCCCCCTTCGAGGCCCCCGACCCCAAAACGAGGACTCTGTAA